From a region of the Microcoleus sp. AS-A8 genome:
- a CDS encoding STAS domain-containing protein yields the protein MPEPLTLTVSLRGTREVREICQLFRLTGLLDAFSEATFRKVVSKHIDEGPTNIVLDLSKIDFVDSSGLGALVQLVKKAQSAGGTLQIVTNPRVTQTVKLVRLEKFLSLQPSVEEALENINGSKS from the coding sequence ATTCCTGAGCCACTAACCCTGACAGTCAGCTTAAGGGGCACTCGCGAAGTTAGGGAAATTTGCCAACTTTTCCGCCTCACTGGATTGTTAGATGCCTTTTCGGAAGCGACCTTCCGTAAGGTAGTCAGTAAACATATTGATGAGGGGCCGACAAACATTGTCTTGGACCTTTCCAAGATTGACTTTGTCGATAGCTCCGGCTTGGGCGCTTTGGTGCAGTTAGTGAAGAAAGCTCAAAGCGCTGGGGGAACCTTACAAATTGTGACGAATCCCCGTGTAACTCAAACCGTCAAGTTGGTACGCTTGGAAAAATTTCTCTCGCTGCAACCCTCTGTTGAGGAAGCCTTAGAGAATATCAACGGAAGCAAAAGCTGA
- the trpD gene encoding anthranilate phosphoribosyltransferase, producing the protein MNDSALAIGNQDTVASGTQTPTDWSTLLQQLLDRQSLSQPQASQLMQGWLHEEIPEVLSGAILAAIETKGVSPSELAGMAQVLQDQSLQKMAIEHKVPVIDTCGTGGDGASTFNISTAVAFVAAAADVRVAKHGNRSASSKVGSADVLEALGVNLTAETEKVVAALYEVGVTFLFARGWHPALKVVAPLRQTLKVRTIFNLLGPLVNPLRPTGQIVGVCDPQLVTTIAQALCQMGTPKAIVLHGREKLDEAGLADETDLALLSQGEVQLSTLNPEQLGLTPAPTGALRGGNVEENALILRHVLQGKGTTAQQDAVALNASLALQVGGMIPLEDHQAGIEIAKDIIDSGAAWSKLEQLIKFLGSGD; encoded by the coding sequence ATGAATGACTCGGCTTTGGCGATAGGAAATCAGGACACAGTAGCGTCCGGCACCCAAACCCCTACGGACTGGTCAACCCTACTGCAACAGCTCCTCGACCGACAATCTTTATCTCAGCCTCAGGCATCACAGCTCATGCAGGGATGGCTTCATGAAGAAATTCCAGAGGTTTTATCCGGCGCGATTCTCGCCGCTATCGAAACTAAAGGTGTGTCCCCCTCAGAACTAGCCGGGATGGCTCAGGTTTTACAAGATCAATCGTTACAGAAGATGGCGATTGAACACAAGGTTCCAGTCATTGATACGTGTGGTACAGGTGGGGATGGAGCCTCAACGTTTAATATCTCTACAGCCGTGGCTTTTGTTGCGGCTGCCGCAGATGTTCGGGTTGCCAAGCACGGTAATCGTTCTGCTTCTAGCAAAGTGGGTTCGGCAGATGTTTTGGAAGCATTGGGCGTTAACCTCACTGCCGAGACGGAAAAGGTAGTGGCTGCGTTATATGAAGTCGGTGTGACGTTCTTGTTTGCGCGGGGTTGGCACCCAGCGCTGAAGGTGGTAGCTCCCCTGCGGCAAACACTGAAGGTGCGGACAATATTTAATCTTTTGGGTCCGCTCGTCAATCCGTTACGTCCTACCGGTCAAATCGTTGGGGTCTGTGACCCACAACTGGTGACAACTATTGCCCAAGCTTTGTGTCAAATGGGAACCCCAAAGGCTATTGTCCTGCATGGACGGGAAAAATTGGATGAGGCGGGATTAGCCGACGAAACTGACTTAGCATTGTTGTCACAAGGCGAAGTGCAATTGTCAACCCTAAATCCTGAACAGCTTGGTTTAACACCAGCACCAACGGGGGCACTACGAGGCGGAAATGTAGAGGAAAATGCGCTGATATTGCGGCATGTCTTGCAAGGGAAGGGAACAACAGCCCAGCAGGATGCTGTAGCCTTGAATGCCTCCTTAGCTCTGCAAGTCGGCGGTATGATTCCACTAGAAGACCATCAAGCTGGGATTGAGATAGCTAAGGATATTATCGATAGCGGTGCCGCTTGGTCGAAGCTAGAGCAGTTAATTAAGTTTTTAGGGAGTGGCGATTAG
- a CDS encoding retroviral-like aspartic protease family protein, whose translation MDSSSEPSTPMPSQKCAAILLLSGTLSVTQVACSQLNSLWSPKEPPMPVATDPTPSTATRPPVKSSPIATPINQPTLAPQEAYERAMDAATSAEMIAESAQSAGDWQLAIARWQEAIGLLKRVPSSSSYHVIAQPKIAQYQRQLGVAQQKATRPGAGAPSKTEIAVSPGAVFGPSSPSPSPTSSSKTAATSTPGATSKTNTDQQGVFTAPIKRRQRGTPVIDVTFNGTQTFEMVVDTGASGTVITQAMAKSLNIVPNGTVTANTASAKGITFRTGTVESIAVDGAVERKVRVAIGGAELEMGLLGQDFFSQYDVSLKQDVVEFHRR comes from the coding sequence ATGGACAGTTCATCAGAGCCATCAACGCCCATGCCTTCTCAGAAGTGTGCCGCTATCCTTCTGCTTTCAGGCACCCTATCCGTGACCCAGGTGGCTTGTAGCCAGCTCAATTCTTTGTGGAGTCCGAAGGAACCACCGATGCCAGTTGCGACCGATCCGACTCCCAGTACTGCTACACGTCCACCTGTTAAGTCTTCACCCATCGCGACACCGATCAACCAACCCACCCTTGCCCCACAGGAGGCTTATGAACGGGCTATGGATGCCGCCACCAGTGCTGAAATGATTGCTGAATCGGCTCAGTCTGCCGGTGATTGGCAGTTAGCGATCGCTCGCTGGCAAGAGGCGATCGGGTTATTGAAGAGGGTGCCGTCTTCTAGTTCTTATCATGTGATCGCTCAACCGAAAATTGCACAATACCAGCGACAGCTAGGCGTGGCTCAACAAAAAGCCACTCGTCCTGGTGCCGGTGCCCCGTCAAAAACTGAAATTGCTGTTTCACCCGGAGCTGTCTTTGGACCATCATCGCCCTCCCCAAGCCCAACATCTAGCTCCAAAACCGCTGCAACATCAACACCGGGTGCAACATCTAAAACCAATACAGACCAGCAAGGGGTGTTTACAGCCCCCATCAAACGCCGCCAACGCGGAACCCCAGTCATTGATGTTACTTTTAATGGCACACAAACCTTCGAGATGGTGGTCGATACGGGGGCGAGTGGCACTGTCATCACCCAAGCCATGGCCAAAAGCCTCAATATTGTTCCCAATGGCACAGTAACAGCGAATACGGCGAGTGCTAAAGGAATTACGTTTCGCACAGGCACCGTTGAGTCAATTGCCGTTGACGGCGCTGTAGAAAGGAAGGTGCGAGTGGCTATTGGTGGAGCTGAGCTAGAAATGGGGCTACTGGGTCAAGACTTCTTTAGCCAATATGACGTTTCGCTCAAACAAGATGTCGTTGAATTTCATCGTCGCTAG
- the carA gene encoding glutamine-hydrolyzing carbamoyl-phosphate synthase small subunit translates to MPVSAATPALLVLADGTSYKGWSFGATGTAIGEVVFNTAMTGYQEVATDPSYCGQIVTFTYPELGNTGVNPDDEESAHPHIRGAIARNICWRPSNWRSTQSFPDYLKQHNILGIYGIDTRSLTRKLRSSGAMNGGISTEVLDSGELLKQVKTAPSMAGLNLVREVTTTEVYEWSDPTDSHWEFGPVFDGENREPLTVVAIDFGIKRNILRRLASYGCRVIVVPADTPPEEILKHNPDGIFLSNGPGDPSAVSEGIETTKALLKQEKPVFGICMGHQILGLSMGAETFKLKFGHRGLNHPAGLQRQVEITSQNHGFAIDADTLDAEVEITHLNLNDRTVAGLRHKSLPFFSVQYHPEASPGPHDADYLFEQFVQSMRSSQALEAAS, encoded by the coding sequence ATGCCTGTTTCAGCAGCTACACCTGCTCTGCTCGTACTGGCAGATGGGACATCTTACAAGGGTTGGTCTTTCGGAGCCACGGGCACCGCCATTGGAGAGGTTGTATTTAACACCGCCATGACGGGTTATCAGGAAGTGGCAACCGACCCCAGCTACTGTGGTCAGATTGTCACCTTCACGTATCCAGAATTAGGCAATACGGGGGTCAACCCCGATGATGAAGAATCTGCACATCCTCATATTCGGGGTGCGATTGCTCGTAACATCTGTTGGCGTCCGAGTAACTGGCGTTCCACTCAGTCTTTTCCCGATTACCTGAAACAACACAATATCCTTGGCATCTACGGCATCGATACCCGCTCCCTGACCCGAAAACTTCGTTCATCGGGTGCTATGAATGGCGGCATTTCCACCGAAGTCCTTGACTCTGGGGAATTGCTGAAGCAAGTGAAGACGGCTCCCAGTATGGCCGGCTTAAATCTGGTTCGAGAAGTTACAACCACAGAAGTCTATGAGTGGTCTGATCCTACCGATAGCCATTGGGAGTTTGGCCCCGTTTTTGATGGAGAAAATCGCGAACCTCTGACGGTTGTAGCCATAGACTTTGGCATCAAACGCAACATCCTGCGGCGTCTAGCCAGCTACGGTTGCCGTGTCATTGTCGTTCCTGCGGATACACCCCCAGAGGAAATTCTCAAGCATAATCCAGACGGGATTTTCCTCTCCAATGGGCCAGGAGATCCCTCGGCTGTCAGTGAAGGGATTGAAACGACCAAGGCTTTGTTAAAGCAAGAAAAACCCGTGTTTGGCATCTGCATGGGGCACCAGATTCTCGGTCTTTCTATGGGGGCAGAAACCTTTAAGCTGAAATTTGGTCATCGCGGCTTAAATCACCCAGCTGGCTTACAGCGGCAGGTGGAAATAACCAGTCAAAATCATGGTTTTGCGATTGACGCTGATACTTTAGACGCTGAGGTGGAAATTACTCACCTCAACCTCAATGACCGTACTGTAGCTGGATTGCGTCATAAATCTTTACCTTTCTTCTCGGTGCAGTACCACCCAGAAGCTAGCCCAGGACCACACGATGCGGACTATCTATTTGAGCAGTTTGTGCAATCTATGCGCTCAAGCCAAGCCCTGGAAGCCGCTAGTTAA